The Desmodus rotundus isolate HL8 chromosome 3, HLdesRot8A.1, whole genome shotgun sequence genome includes a region encoding these proteins:
- the PIANP gene encoding PILR alpha-associated neural protein isoform X1, translating into MESRMWPALLLSHLLPLWPLLLLPLPPPAQGSSSPRTPPAPARPPCARGGPSAPRHVCVWERAPPPSRSPRVPRSRRQVLPGTAPPATPSGFEEGPPSSQYPWAIVWGPTVSREDGGDPNSANPGFLPLDYGFAAPHGLATPHPNSDSMRGDGDGIILREAPATLRPFLFGGRGEGVDPQLYVTITISIIIVLVATGIIFKFCWDRSQKRRRPSGQQGALRQEESQQPLTDLSPAGVTVLGAFGDSPTPTPDHEEPRGGPRPGMPQPKGAPAFQLNRSNQECTWIGRCVFLGVGALDCVLREVWLSSCSTQRNLVLVLGGGGKGKELKCLESTPWLYHLQQLSAKGQCDPAAHPYAKGTHEGP; encoded by the exons ATGGAGTCCAGGATGTG gcctgcactgctgctgtcccacctcctccctctctggccaCTGCTGttgctgcccctcccaccacctgcTCAAGGCTCCTCCTCCCCTCGAACCCCACCAGCCCCAGCACGTCCCCCATGTGCCCGGGGAGGCCCCTCTGCCCCacgccatgtgtgtgtgtgggagcgGGCACCGCCACCAAGCCGATCCCCTCGGGTCCCAAGATCTAGGCGGCAAGTCCTGCCAGGCACGGCTCCCCCGGCCACCCCATCAGGCTTTGAAGAGGGGCCACCCTCATCCCAGTACCCCTGGGCTATTGTGTGGGGCCCTACAGTTTCTCGAGAGGATGGGGGGGACCCCAACTCTGCCAATCCTGGATTTCTGCCCCTGGACTATGGTTTTGCAGCCCCCCATGGGCTGGCTACCCCGCACCCCAATTCAGACTCCATGCGGGGTGATGGAGATGGGATCATCCTTAGAGAGGCACCTGCCACCCTGCGGCCATTTTTATTCGGGGGCCGTGGGGAAG GTGTGGACCCCCAGCTCTATGTCACAATTACCATCTCCATCATCATTGTTCTTGTGGCCACTGGCATCATCTTCAAGTTCTG CTGGGACCGCAGCCAGAAGCGGCGCAGGCCCTCAGGACAGCAAGGtgccctgaggcaggaagagagcCAGCAGCCACTGACAGACCTGTCCCCAGCCGGGGTCACTGTGCTGGGGGCCTTCGGGgactcacccacccccacccctgaccatGAGGAGCCCAGAGGGGGACCCAGGCCTGGGATGCCCCAGCCCAAGGGGGCTCCAGCCTTCCAGTTGAACCG CTCAAATCAGGAATGTACGTGGATTGGTAGATGTGTGTTTTTAGGTGTTGGAGCGCTTGACTGTGTCCTCAGGGAAGTATGGCTGAGTTCATGCAGCACACAAag gAATCTAGTCCTtgtcctgggtgggggagggaaggggaaggagctcAAGTGCCTGGAGAGCACACCCTGGCTCTATCACCTTCAGCAACTGTCTGCAAAGGGACAGTGTGACCCTGCAGCTCATCCATATGCAAAAGGCACACATGAAGGCCCCTAA
- the PIANP gene encoding PILR alpha-associated neural protein isoform X2: MESRMWPALLLSHLLPLWPLLLLPLPPPAQGSSSPRTPPAPARPPCARGGPSAPRHVCVWERAPPPSRSPRVPRSRRQVLPGTAPPATPSGFEEGPPSSQYPWAIVWGPTVSREDGGDPNSANPGFLPLDYGFAAPHGLATPHPNSDSMRGDGDGIILREAPATLRPFLFGGRGEGVDPQLYVTITISIIIVLVATGIIFKFCWDRSQKRRRPSGQQGALRQEESQQPLTDLSPAGVTVLGAFGDSPTPTPDHEEPRGGPRPGMPQPKGAPAFQLNRIPLVNL, translated from the exons ATGGAGTCCAGGATGTG gcctgcactgctgctgtcccacctcctccctctctggccaCTGCTGttgctgcccctcccaccacctgcTCAAGGCTCCTCCTCCCCTCGAACCCCACCAGCCCCAGCACGTCCCCCATGTGCCCGGGGAGGCCCCTCTGCCCCacgccatgtgtgtgtgtgggagcgGGCACCGCCACCAAGCCGATCCCCTCGGGTCCCAAGATCTAGGCGGCAAGTCCTGCCAGGCACGGCTCCCCCGGCCACCCCATCAGGCTTTGAAGAGGGGCCACCCTCATCCCAGTACCCCTGGGCTATTGTGTGGGGCCCTACAGTTTCTCGAGAGGATGGGGGGGACCCCAACTCTGCCAATCCTGGATTTCTGCCCCTGGACTATGGTTTTGCAGCCCCCCATGGGCTGGCTACCCCGCACCCCAATTCAGACTCCATGCGGGGTGATGGAGATGGGATCATCCTTAGAGAGGCACCTGCCACCCTGCGGCCATTTTTATTCGGGGGCCGTGGGGAAG GTGTGGACCCCCAGCTCTATGTCACAATTACCATCTCCATCATCATTGTTCTTGTGGCCACTGGCATCATCTTCAAGTTCTG CTGGGACCGCAGCCAGAAGCGGCGCAGGCCCTCAGGACAGCAAGGtgccctgaggcaggaagagagcCAGCAGCCACTGACAGACCTGTCCCCAGCCGGGGTCACTGTGCTGGGGGCCTTCGGGgactcacccacccccacccctgaccatGAGGAGCCCAGAGGGGGACCCAGGCCTGGGATGCCCCAGCCCAAGGGGGCTCCAGCCTTCCAGTTGAACCG gATTCCCCTGGTGAATCTGTGA